The window CTGAGCTGATGAATAAACTAGATACTTTTGCTGGTTCGGTTGCTGTTTTTCAAGCTAGTTATTTTGAGGAGCTTTTATTTGAAAAATCTAAAGTTCGATATAGCAAGAGAAATCCGCAGGAGGTAGTAGAAAAGTACTATTTAGACGAACTAAAAGCACGAGCAGAACAAACCAATCACCTGCAATCTTTCAAATATTTTCTCGAGTTTTGCAGTAAAGCTAGAGGTAACATTGCCCTATGATAACTTCTGAACCCCTAAAACACAAACTCTTGCGTTGGTTTTGGAATTACATCCCCAATGCCTACAGCCGCAGCGGCGGGCGCATTCGTTATATTGCGGCTGACTACCGGGAGGTGCGTGTCAGCCTGAGCCTAGGTTGGCGTACCCGCAACTATGTCGGTACTATCTTTGGCGGGAGTATGTTTGCCGCCACAGACCCATTTTATATGTTGATGCTCCTCAATATCTTGGGTAAAGACTATGTCGTGTGGGACAAGGCCGCCAGCATTCGGTTTCGCAAACCCGGCAAGGGGCGGCTAGAGGCGCGTTTTGTCCTGACAGAGGCGCAAATAGAGCAGATAAAATCAGCCGTAGCCCAACACCAAGAGTTTGAGGTAGCCTTGCCCATACAGCTAACCAACAAAGAAGGGCAGGTATGTGCCGAAATCAGCCGGACGGTCTATATAGCCGACAAGGTATTTTACAAACAAAAACAAGCTGCCCGTGTACGGAGTGTATAGCCGCCTATGATGGATTTGAAAGACCTCGTACTCACGCCGCTATTTCTGCTTTTTTTGGTGGTTGTATTACAAGCTTGGCGCAACAGCATCCGACAGCCGCTGTATCGGAAACAGTTTCTGCCCGCAGTGCGCCTGCGCTTACTTGGTGCTGTGGCGTTGGGGCTTATCTATCAGTTTTATTATGGCGGCGGCGATACGTTTGTATTTTTCCGAGATAGCTACCACATCTGGGACGCTCTTTTTGACTCGCCTTTCAAGTGGCTGGGCTTGATTACGGTGCCGGCCAATACGTATGACCCCAATCTTTATGACTATACCCGGCGGATTTACCATTTTGTAGACCCGCCCACTTATCATGTCATCAGGGTATCAGGGTTTTTGAGTGCCTTTAGCTTTCATACCTACAGTATCAACGCCTTATGTTTTGGCTTGATGGGCTTCAGTGGTTCGTGGGCGCTTTACAAAGCCTTTATGACGATGTATCCACACCTGCCGCGTCTGATGGCCATTTCGGCTCTTTTTGTGCCCTCGGTTGTGTTTTGGGGCTCGGGTTTGATGAAAGACACCATCACTTTTGCGGCTACAGGCTGGCTTTTTTATGGTTTTTACTTTGGAGTGGTTTTGCGAAGGCAAATATTGTTCAATATCGGGCTGATTCTGCTGAGTATTTTGATTATCCAAGCCATCAAAATCTATATCCTCATTGCATTTATGCCCGGGGCTATTTTTTGGATATTTTTACAATACCGCGCCCGTATTCGCAACTATGCGCTGCGGGCCGTGCTCTTGCCCTTTGTCATCGTTATTTCTGTTCCCCTGAGTTTGGCTGTAGTCGACCGACTGACGGCCAACAACAGCCGCTATCAGCTCGATAATATCGCCGCTACGGCCAAAGAATCGGCAGAGTGGCTGGAATATGTGGCCAGCTCACAGGGAGGCTCTGTATATACCCTAGGGCCTATGGATGGCACATTGAGTGGCACTGTGCGGTTGTTACCACAGGCCATCATCATTGCTTTTTTCAGGCCTTTTTTGTGGGAAGTACGCAATCCTTTGATGCTGCTTTCGGCCTTAGAGTCGGCCTTGGTAAGTTGGTTGTTTTTGCAGATTTTATTTTCGGGCAAGCTTAGTAGGTTGCCAAGTTTGATGCTCCAACAACCATTTTTGATACTCTGTTTGGGTTTTTCGATTGTGTTGGGCTTTGCCACTGCTACAGGCAGCAGTAATTTTGGCACCTTGGTACGTTACAAAATCCCCTTTATGCCCTTTTTGGCGGCCTATCTCTATATTGTGCGTTATGAGCTGACGAGCCGCACGAAGTTGTATTGATTGCTTTCTACAGAGTAGCGGTCTACGACGGTTTGGCGGCCTGCCTGCCCGAGCCGTGTGCGCAAGTCTTGCTGCTGCAAGAGCTTTTGTAGGGCTTCGCGCCACTCGCTATCGTGTTGGCATAAGTAGCCATTTTGTTCGTGGGTAATAATTTGCTTATTGACCCCTACCGGAGAGGCCACGGCTACGATGCCCAACGCCATATACTGCAAGGCTTTGAAGCCACATTTTCCCAAAGCCCAAGAATCCTCCGTCAGGGGCATCAGCCCTATGTGGAAACGGAGTAAATCGGCTATTTCACTGTTTTTTTGCCAAGGCACGAAGCGGAGGTAGGGAGCTTGCCAATCAGGTGGGCGGTCAGCGATGACTACCAGCTCAAAAGCGCAGCCCTCGCGGTGGAGTTGGTCGAGCACGGGGCGCAAGGCGGTTAGGTAAGGCAGGGTAGAGTGTGTGCCCGTCCAGCCGAGGCGTACGATGTCAGTCGTTTGGTCTTGTACTTGGTTGTGCCAATGTTGGGTATCAAGTGTAGTAGGATTGAGAATTACTTGGGGGTTGAATTGGCGGGCATAATCCGCCAAATAATCGTTTCCGGCGCTGATGCGTGTGGCCCATTGGCAGATGAGGGCTGTTTTTTGGTGAAATTTGAACCACCGCGCCAGCGCGTTGCTCTGGGTAGTGTTGGGCAGCCAAATGGCATCATCAAAATCAAAGATAATGGGCTTTCGGGCAATGTAACGCGTGTAGGCTTCAAACCAAGGCGGCCCTATGGGCGTAGCTTCGCGATGGATGAATACCCTATCGGCACGGTGTACGGCTCGGAGCAGCCACAAACGCCGCAGGAAACCTTTCGCCAAGCCGGAGAGTTTTAAGAACAGATGTCCGGGCTGATAGAGGATGCGCCAAGTAGCCTCATCCCAAAAAGCAGCCAGCTGATAATCAATCCCTTGTGAGGTAAGGAGTGCCAGATACTGCTCAAACCGGAAACGCTGCGAAGCCGCAGTGCTATGGGGATAAGGAAACACAAATAACACTCTCAGAGGGCGAGCCTTCATAGCGATATAAAAAATCTGCCGCAGCGGCGGCAATCATCAAACAACAAAGGTATGAACTTTCTTGCGCATATTTTTTTGTCAGGCACAGCCTCCGAACAGTTGCTGATAGGCAATTTTATCGGTGATTTTGTACGTGGCAAACAACTCCAAACTTATAGCCCCGAAGTACAGGCCGGTGTCAGGCTACACCGTGCCATAGACAGCTACACCGACCATCACCCTTTGGTCAAGCAAAGCGCACAGCGGCTCAAGGCCGATTATGGCAAATACGCGCCGGTGATTGTAGATGTATACTACGATCATTTTTTGGCGACTCATTGGCACCAATACCATCCGCAGCAGTCCTTGGCACAGTTTGCCCAGAGCCGGTATGCTATTTTCCAAAAACATCAAGCCTTGCTGCCGGAGCGGGTACAGTACCTGTTGCCGTATATGATTAGCCAAGACTGGTTGCTCAATTATCAACAGCTCAGCGCTATCGATCGGGCGCTTTGCCGCCTAGCCGAGCGGGCTACATTCGACTCAGGCTTGGAGCGGGCTATTCATAACCTAGAGGCTGAGTATAGCGCTTTTGAGCAAGATTTTTTGACCTTTTTCCCTGATGTACAGTGCTTTGTGTCGGAACAGATAGCCCTTAGAGCAGTTGTGCAATAATCTGATCGATGCTGATGCCTTCGGCTTCGGCCTTGAAGTTGCGCACAATACGGTGGCGCAAAATAGGCGCAGCCACAGCTTGTACATCTTCAATATCGGGAGAATATTTTTTGGCCAACAAGGCGTGGCATTTGGCCGCCAAAATCAGCGCTTGCGAAGCTCTAGGGCCTGCACCCCATTCGAGGTATTGGTTGGCTAGGGGTGCCCCTTGGGGGGCATTGGGGCGGGTGTGGTGTACGAGACGGACAGCATACTCTATCACATTGTCGCTTACGGGTACGCGGCGTACCAAGGATTGGTAGGCCTGAATCTCTGCCGCGCTGATGACGGCCTCCACCTTGGGCTTGTGGTCGCTAGTGGTATTTTTGACAATCGCCACCTCTTCTTGGTAGCTCGGATAGTCCAACACGATATTGAACATAAACCGGTCTTGTTGCGCCTCGGGGAGCGGGTAGGTACCCTCTTGCTCGATGGGGTTTTGGGTAGCCAACACAAAAAACGGCAAAGGCAGGCCGTGGCGTGTGCCTGATACCGTTACGGCATACTCTTGCATTGCTTCGAGCAAGGCCGATTGGGTTTTGGGAGGAGTACGGTTGATTTCGTCAGCAAGGATGATATTGGCAAATACAGGGCCTTTGACAAACTGAAAGTTGCGTTCTTTGTCTAGGGTTTCAGCGCCTACAATATCGGAGGGCATCAGGTCGGGAGTGAATTGTATTCGGTTGAAATCCAGCCTCATACACGAGGCGATGGTCTGGATGAGCAAGGTCTTGGCCAAGCCCGGCACACCTACCAAGAGGCAGTGCCCTTGGCAAAACATAGCCGTCAGCAGCAGGTGTACGACCTCGTCTTGCCCAACGATTACTTTTCCGATTTCTTGTTTGAGTTGGCCATAGGCTCGGTAGAGCGCATCGGCGGCTTCTACATCTGAGTTGAATTTTTCGCTCATGCGTATCTTGGGGGTGGGTAAAGTAGTAAACACTAAGCCTAACAAGAAAAAGCCTATGATGGTTGTAACAATGCTTGCCGGCTGAGAACTTGCTCCTTTGAGCGTGTCTAAAATAGGGTATCCCACTGAAAAAACAAAGTCTCAAGGTGGCTTTCCTTGAGACCTGAGTAATTTTGAGCCTAGGGCAAATATTTATTGCGGTTTGTAGGCCTGTGCCAGCCGTCGAGTTTGTTCGTCGGTAGCCACATAGTCTTCGTAGCTTGGTTTGGCTACAAAGCTGGCCTTGGCTAGGCAGTCAGCGATGAGGTCAGACATTCCTAGGAAGCTTACTTCATCTTTGAGAAAACGGGCTACCGCCACTTCATTGGCCGCGTTGAGAATACAGGGGGCATTACCGCCGCGTTGCATTGCTTCAAAAGCAAGGGCAAGGTTACGGAAAGCCTCCGTATCAGGTTTTTCGAAAGTAAGGCTAGGATATAACCCAAAATCAAAGCGAGGGAAGGCCGAAGGGAGGCGGCGAGGGTAGCTGAGCGCATACTGGATAGGGATTTTCATATCCGGCAGGCCAAGCTGCGCTTTGATAGAGCCATCTTCAAACTGAACCAGCGAGTGTACGATAGACTGCGGGTGTACCACTACTTCTATTTGCTCTAGGCGGAGGTCAAAAAGCCATTTGGCTTCAATCACTTCTAGGCCTTTATTCATCATTGAGGCAGAGTCAATAGTGATTTTTGCCCCCATATCCCAGTTGGGGTGTTTGAGCGCTTGTGCCTTACTGACAGCAGCCAGCTCTTGGCGGGTTTTGCCTCTAAAAGGCCCACCGGAGGCTGTCAGAATGATTTTTTCGATGGGGTTTTGCCCTTCTCCTGGGAGGCACTGAAAAATCGCCGAATGCTCAGAATCAACGGGGAGCAAAGCTACTTGATGGGCTTGTGCCAAGGCCGTAACCAGCTCTCCAGCGACCACGAGGGTTTCTTTGTTGGCCAAGGCGATATGTTTGCCTGCACGGATGGCCGCCATTGTAGGGGCTAATCCTGCGTACCCTACCAAGGCCGTCAACACAAGGTCTAATTCTGGTAGCTGGACAACCTCTACCAAGGCTTCCATACCCCCATATACTTGGATGGGCAAGTGTGCCAGCGCATCACGGACAGTGGGGTATAAATCGGTATTGGCAATGACAACAGCCTTGGGTTGGAAGGCCAGCGCTTGAGAAATGAGCAGTGCTGCGTTGTTTTGGGCTGTCAATACTACCACCTCAAAAGCGTCGGGGTGGGCTTGCACGACTTCGAGCGCCTGAGTTCCGATAGAGCCGGTAGCGCCAAGAATAGCAATTTTTTTGGGGCTTTGCATAGGGTAATGATGTAGGCGTAGGGGCGGGCTACTGATTGCGTTGGCGGTGTTTGCGGCTGAACTTCCAGTCGAGATAATACCCAACTGCCGCAAAAATAACGCTTCCAATCAAAACCAATACAGGAGGTTTCAGCAAAAACATAGGCGTTTTGTGTTTGGAAAAATCGACAATAAACTCTCAGTAGAACCCACTCCTAGGGCATAATGTTTGGACAAGGGCTTACTCCGCCTTACTTGCTTTTTTCTTGGGGGCGGGTTTGGGCTTTTTCTCCTCTTCTACCACTACTACGGGGTCATCTACGCCGGCCAGAATACGTCCACAGTGTTCGCAAACGATGATTTTTTTCTGATCACGTACGTCAGCTTGGCGCTGTGGAGGCACAATGTTGAAGCAACCGCCGCAGGCATCACGCTGTACCATCACTACGGCTAGGCCGTTGATCGCATTTTCACGAATACGGTTGTAGGAGCGCAGCAGACGGTCTTCGATATTTTTGGCGCTTTTTTCTCGGTCTTTGACTAGTTTTTGTTCTTCGCCTTCGCTTTCGGCGATGATGCTGTCGAGCTCTGATTTTTTATTTTCGAGGTCTTTGTTGCGGTCAGCAAGTGTATCTTGCGTTTGCTTGATGTCAGCCTCCACACCTTTGATTTTCTCTTCTGTGGTGCGAATTTTTTTGTCGCAGAGGGTGATTTCCAGCTCTTCTGATTCTATTTCCTTGGTGATGGCATCGTACTCACGGTTGTTGCGTACGTTCATCTGCTGGTCTTTATACTTGGTGATGAGCTTTTCGGCTTCTTTTCGGCGCTCTCTAAACCCGGTGATTTCGTTACGTAGAGCATCTATTTCAGCATTGAATTTGTCGATACGGGTTTGGTAACCTGCTATCTCATCTTCGAGGTCTTGCACCTCTTCGGGCAGGTCGCCGCGTATCTTCTTGATTTCATCGAGCTGGGTATCAATAGATTGCAGTTTGAGTAGTGCGGTCAATTTTTGAGCTACGGTACGTTCCATGGGCTATTTTATCGAAAGTCAGTGGTAGGAGCTAAAATACTATAAACGGGACAAAGGTCGACAATTTTATTGAAAAAATCTATGTTTAGGGATAGATTCTTACGCTGGTTAGTCTTTGCGACGTAGTTGGAAAGCGCCTTGGCATCGGGCGCAGAGCTGCCCTTGGGCATCATAGATTTCACCATCTACAAAAACAACGCGTTTTCCTTTTTTGATTACTTGCGCCTTGCCGAGTACTTCGTCGGTGGCTTGCAACATACTGATATACTGTACGTTGAGGGAGGTGGTTACTTGTCCAATCACGCCTTCGTCCCATACTGATACGACGGCAGCGCCCAGCAGGCCATCAAAAAGGTAGGCCATAATGCCGCCATTGATGGCCTGTGTACCCCCGCCACCTCGGTGATGATCTTGAACCTGGAGGGCAATTGTTGCACGGCCTTCGTGGGCTTCTATGATGCGCAATCCGGCCCATTTATAAAAAGGATACTCATTCCAGCGGGCTAAAACTTGTTCGTTCATAGGATGTTTAATTTGGGTATGGGTAAATAGGAAAAGCAAAAACCTCTCGCCTAATGAAGTAGTACAAGAGGTTTTGATATATTGTTGGAAGGCTTATTGTTCGCTGCTTTTGTAGACCTTGACATCAAAGACAAAGTTTTGCATTACTTTGATTTGGTTGGTGCGGTCTAGGGTATGCATTTGTCCTTGTTTTGGGAGGACAATCAGCTGTTCGGGGTTTTGGGCCTGTATGGCATCCAACATTTGGAGCAGGTATTTTACTTTTACGGCAAAGGCTGTGCCTTCCATTCGGGTATTTTTGCCTTTGACAATCCCGATGAGGTTGCCTTTCATATCGAGCAGCGGCCCGCCGCTGTTGCCTGGGTTTACAGGGACGGAGATTTGGTAGGCTGTGGTATCGCCTTGGTATCCGGAGCGGGCGCTTATGGAGCCTTCTCCATACACCATTTCTTGGCGGGGGTAGGCTAGGGTAAATACCGGCTCGCCTAGGTCAGCCTCCTCAGCGCGTATGCCAAAGGGCAAGAGGCCAAAGGTTTGGAACCCTTCTTCAATCACACGCAAGATGGCCAAATCGTTGGTAGGGTCTGTATGGACTACCACCACCTTGAGGTTGTCAAGTGTATCAGAAGCAGAGGCGATATAGATAGCATCAGCATCTTTGACTACGTGATAGTTGGTAACTAAGTAGCCATTGGAAGCCAATACAAAGGCTGTAGCGCCAGAGGTAGGGGGTTGTAGGAGCATCTGCTCGTTTTTCTTTTGGCGGTCGGCTAGGCTTTGTTGGGAGCGCTTTACAGCGTCGAGGTCGCGCTTGAGGTCTTTATATGCCTCAAAATTATTGCTTTGACGTTGGGCAAGGTAACGGACATCGTGCTTGAGGACAATGACCGTAACAATGGAAGTAAGC of the Eisenibacter elegans DSM 3317 genome contains:
- a CDS encoding S1 family peptidase, coding for MKSEGNLPLIEQYLQGQMSADQCQQFEKQMAEDAHLAQEVAQYGQLLQRLRQHESHLMLKRKLQVFQQELESENISTALEAPALPKHRGRSVALRPLWDNSVALFRRNASMLAVAASVALLTSIVTVIVLKHDVRYLAQRQSNNFEAYKDLKRDLDAVKRSQQSLADRQKKNEQMLLQPPTSGATAFVLASNGYLVTNYHVVKDADAIYIASASDTLDNLKVVVVHTDPTNDLAILRVIEEGFQTFGLLPFGIRAEEADLGEPVFTLAYPRQEMVYGEGSISARSGYQGDTTAYQISVPVNPGNSGGPLLDMKGNLIGIVKGKNTRMEGTAFAVKVKYLLQMLDAIQAQNPEQLIVLPKQGQMHTLDRTNQIKVMQNFVFDVKVYKSSEQ
- a CDS encoding PaaI family thioesterase, giving the protein MNEQVLARWNEYPFYKWAGLRIIEAHEGRATIALQVQDHHRGGGGTQAINGGIMAYLFDGLLGAAVVSVWDEGVIGQVTTSLNVQYISMLQATDEVLGKAQVIKKGKRVVFVDGEIYDAQGQLCARCQGAFQLRRKD
- a CDS encoding glycosyltransferase; amino-acid sequence: MFPYPHSTAASQRFRFEQYLALLTSQGIDYQLAAFWDEATWRILYQPGHLFLKLSGLAKGFLRRLWLLRAVHRADRVFIHREATPIGPPWFEAYTRYIARKPIIFDFDDAIWLPNTTQSNALARWFKFHQKTALICQWATRISAGNDYLADYARQFNPQVILNPTTLDTQHWHNQVQDQTTDIVRLGWTGTHSTLPYLTALRPVLDQLHREGCAFELVVIADRPPDWQAPYLRFVPWQKNSEIADLLRFHIGLMPLTEDSWALGKCGFKALQYMALGIVAVASPVGVNKQIITHEQNGYLCQHDSEWREALQKLLQQQDLRTRLGQAGRQTVVDRYSVESNQYNFVRLVSS
- a CDS encoding ACP phosphodiesterase codes for the protein MNFLAHIFLSGTASEQLLIGNFIGDFVRGKQLQTYSPEVQAGVRLHRAIDSYTDHHPLVKQSAQRLKADYGKYAPVIVDVYYDHFLATHWHQYHPQQSLAQFAQSRYAIFQKHQALLPERVQYLLPYMISQDWLLNYQQLSAIDRALCRLAERATFDSGLERAIHNLEAEYSAFEQDFLTFFPDVQCFVSEQIALRAVVQ
- a CDS encoding 1-deoxy-D-xylulose-5-phosphate reductoisomerase yields the protein MQSPKKIAILGATGSIGTQALEVVQAHPDAFEVVVLTAQNNAALLISQALAFQPKAVVIANTDLYPTVRDALAHLPIQVYGGMEALVEVVQLPELDLVLTALVGYAGLAPTMAAIRAGKHIALANKETLVVAGELVTALAQAHQVALLPVDSEHSAIFQCLPGEGQNPIEKIILTASGGPFRGKTRQELAAVSKAQALKHPNWDMGAKITIDSASMMNKGLEVIEAKWLFDLRLEQIEVVVHPQSIVHSLVQFEDGSIKAQLGLPDMKIPIQYALSYPRRLPSAFPRFDFGLYPSLTFEKPDTEAFRNLALAFEAMQRGGNAPCILNAANEVAVARFLKDEVSFLGMSDLIADCLAKASFVAKPSYEDYVATDEQTRRLAQAYKPQ
- a CDS encoding AAA family ATPase, which translates into the protein MSEKFNSDVEAADALYRAYGQLKQEIGKVIVGQDEVVHLLLTAMFCQGHCLLVGVPGLAKTLLIQTIASCMRLDFNRIQFTPDLMPSDIVGAETLDKERNFQFVKGPVFANIILADEINRTPPKTQSALLEAMQEYAVTVSGTRHGLPLPFFVLATQNPIEQEGTYPLPEAQQDRFMFNIVLDYPSYQEEVAIVKNTTSDHKPKVEAVISAAEIQAYQSLVRRVPVSDNVIEYAVRLVHHTRPNAPQGAPLANQYLEWGAGPRASQALILAAKCHALLAKKYSPDIEDVQAVAAPILRHRIVRNFKAEAEGISIDQIIAQLL
- a CDS encoding zinc ribbon domain-containing protein, translating into MERTVAQKLTALLKLQSIDTQLDEIKKIRGDLPEEVQDLEDEIAGYQTRIDKFNAEIDALRNEITGFRERRKEAEKLITKYKDQQMNVRNNREYDAITKEIESEELEITLCDKKIRTTEEKIKGVEADIKQTQDTLADRNKDLENKKSELDSIIAESEGEEQKLVKDREKSAKNIEDRLLRSYNRIRENAINGLAVVMVQRDACGGCFNIVPPQRQADVRDQKKIIVCEHCGRILAGVDDPVVVVEEEKKPKPAPKKKASKAE
- a CDS encoding DUF4442 domain-containing protein, whose translation is MITSEPLKHKLLRWFWNYIPNAYSRSGGRIRYIAADYREVRVSLSLGWRTRNYVGTIFGGSMFAATDPFYMLMLLNILGKDYVVWDKAASIRFRKPGKGRLEARFVLTEAQIEQIKSAVAQHQEFEVALPIQLTNKEGQVCAEISRTVYIADKVFYKQKQAARVRSV